The DNA window CAGGCCCGACCCCGGCCCAGCTCTGAGGAGATCTGTCGCAGGGAGTAGAAACGCTGGAGTTCATGGCGGTTCAGGTGCTCCTTCACGTAGAACCAGAACGTCAGCTCTAGAGGCaggggttttggggtttttttggggtggggtggggggtttgaaGAGAGAAGTTGAAAGAGATACAAGGAACAGAGAGGGTAGGAGGAAGGTAGAGGAGGAGAATCAGTAATTGTTCATGTGTGAAGAACTGGTGCTCGAATATTTTCAGTAAGTCTGTGAGGAGGTGGTAAAAACAGGTTCTCATTAACAAGCATCCACACCTGCGTTCACACAGCTCTATCCAGGCTTCCTGTCACCTCTCCGTACTTTGCATTCACCTCTAATCTCACCACCTAACCAAACGACTCTGAACAGGGTAAACGTATGTGCGTATCGAACCTTCTCGTTAATATTTTAGCATACGATTAGCATATAACCTCAAAACAATGTGATAAAAATTACGGATACTATTTCTGGCTCCGTCAGAGGACTCGGATTAATTAGGGAGTTGCAAATCCCCAAGTTCACCAACAATCCTTTCTGCTAACCGACTGTGAAATACAGGAAAATGTCAAATATGCTAATGATTACAACGTGATCTCCATTTCAGAAGTCATGCATTTCTTTCCCTGTCTGGTACAAATAGTCATGAGGTTCCTAAATTTGACACCATGGAAACAGTTTGCTCTAATGTAAAACTAATGTGTCTCGACCAGCAGAGAGGCCTTCATGCGTTTCATTGTCTCAATGAGGAACCAGTGAGCAGTaatggacaaactgctggaaaAGTTAGTTGAAGTAATGAGCTAATGGACGAAGTAACCTTGAAATATGAATAAAGAGGGGTCCCAAATACCCATCTCCTTATAgctatataattattttttaattataggcTGCATTAAATAATCAAACTCGTCTTGTATTTATGTGGCTGCATAAAAACATGAAGTGGAAGCATCAAAAATATCTTCTCCTTATTTGCGCCAGCTCTCATTTCGCTGCTACATTCCCTGCAGCTCAGCGTGCCACAGGCTGTTTGGGATTTTTGAGAACTTGactgaaatttaaaattaaaacttctGTGGGTTTTCGCGATGCTTGAACACACAACCTGCATTCATAATGACAGCACTTTTTAGGAGTGCTAAACCACAGCAGGTGTGCAGCCCACcgcagacagagaaagaggtttgaAGGCAGGGAAGCGGGGGAAACTCATTTGCTTAAACTAAACCCATGTCTGGTTCAGTTATGTGGTTTGGTAGTTTAGCTGCATTTCCATACCAACCCCCTCTTCATAAGTACGATCTACCTCACCTTACCTTATCAGCCTGGAACATTCAGTTACTGCCGGTTCATCGCCTTACCTCCTTCGGTCTTGCTGCTGAAGCCTGCAGCCTGCTTGAGAGCGGCGGCGGTGAGGGCCAGGCCTCGGCTCTTCCTCAGGCCGTGCTGCAGCACGGCTTCAAACTGGGCACACAGACAGATCACcctgcagagaggaagacatACTCGTATTGTTGAAACaaccttgttgttgtttttttatttgtatcaaACACTTCAAACTCAGGCTGCAGCCAAGAAATACATCAATGTTCAAAAACTAGACCTACCACCGAGAAATTGAGTTTCAGCAACAGAAGCTGTGACAAGTTTGACAGAATATTTATTTTGGACAGCGTTATAATCTGATTCACCCATCGTACTTTTTTTGAATGCCAATAACATTattaaacaacacatttttactgCTTAAATATGATGGGAAATAATGTAAAGCTCAtagagtgaaagaaaaagttGTATGTAAAATCAAATGTAACTTTCAGTCATGAAGAAAGTCAAGCACATTGCCAGACCCTGCAGACGAGAGGCTGAGGGTGAGATAAGCACATACTAGAGCTAAAGCACCTCGGCATCAAGTGGCCTggaagtacacacacacacacacacacacacacacacacctctgggcGCTAAATAAACAGATTAAAGTAAAGAAAGTCAGGGTTTCATACCTGCTGTCGGAATCTGTGGCAATCTCCTTCCTGCCTCCAAAGCGGATTTGGCACTGCGAAGATGTGAAGGGAACAATGATAACTGCCTCCAGCACACAATGAACACATTTCTAAGGCTTCAGCAGTTTAAAACTCAGGCAGTCGCTGAATAGAAAGCAAGTTGAATGTACTGATGGTGAACGGTTTGAGAAGTGTGAGGAATACGAGACACTCAGCAGGCCGCTGTTTGACCAGGAGCTGGGAAGTCTGAAGGCTGATTACAACCAGGTAAGTAGAGCTGAATAGAAACACAAGCAGACCAGTGGATCCATAATGAACGCCGATCTCCAATCCtaacttgaataaaaaaaacccataatgcTTTATAACTAATGAGACACACAAAAGTGGGAACTTCTATGAGGAAACTCTGCCGTCTGAAGCTACAAACCCATTGCCACTCTCTCTGATGCTGCACATGAACTTCCTTCTTTCACTTTCTCTGGTGTCAGAAAGAGCATCAGATCAAAACATCTGTCAAATAAACTCTCAGATGAATATCactcaaaaacagaaacagtttCTACCCAATGCAGTTGAAATTCCTTCAGCAACCAGCCTGTAAATGTAAGTGAAGCTcgcggtgcagattttaagcttttttgcccaaacggatgatgctacacatataaaatgtattttttcttctatttttcataatgatgaacaacatacaggtatatgtcacttaaaattaactttactgtcccttcaATTGTGTCAATAGATCCACACAAGTCTATTTTTAGATCTTTTTGTGAAATGTTCCACACGCCTTCTGTGTGGAAAAAGCGGTGGTAAAACACTGCACAACACGACCCATTTAGGCCCTGAATGAACAGATCCCGATCATAAATTTCATAAACAAGACATATTGGCAATTTAACAGTGTATTTGTTTAACAAACAGGAGCCTCAGCAGCGTGTGGAGGAACCACACACGACAGTCTGGCATCTCCTCCTCATGCTGGTCACCAGCCTGGTCACACACTGCTGCAGGACGGCATCCTGTTCTCCAACCACCATTTTTTGTAAGCTAGCCAACGTGGTTGTGTCGGTCACTCTGGCACGAACAAGCGTTCACTGGATCTGAGGTCTGGATTGCTGGCAGGAAATTCCATCCTCTCCACTCCGAAATTTTGGAGGTAGTCTCGGATAAACCTCACTCTGTGGGGGCGGGTATTGTCATCTTGGAGGATGAAGTTTAGTCCCAGACTGTGAAGGTATGGAATTGTCGCTGGTTACAGAATCTCATCTCTATACCTCTCTGCACTGAGATGACCTCCAATGATGTTGAGCCTTATTTTTCCGGTGAGGGAGATGCCCCGCAGCGTCACGCTGACTCCACCAAAAGACTGGAGACTGACTGTGTGCAGCCTGTTCcagatttgtcacatttttttttatgggtGCAACCCAGATACTACCTCTGCTGCTCACCCCACAAAGTTCCTCTCAAGTGTGGCACCATTTAAAAGGGGAATAAACTGGCTTTCCAAAGATATAAGGTTTATTTCCAAGAAATGACTTGCCAAACAAATGTCCTAACGTTTGGTGTTATGTTTACATCCCCATGCCTTCGACTTCACTTGAATCAAAAGCCTTAAGGCCCATCAGACTTCAAGATGTAATGGACAGACAAATTGCACTCATGATCTTGCAGCTGGATGATCCATAGTCAGGTCTGAAACTATGTTGtctctgacattaaaaaaacaattatcacCCAACTCACCTGTTTGACAGCATCTAGCAGCCTCTCCAGGAGGTGCTGTCTCTTGGTATCACTCTGCTGAGTGCCTGAACACACAAGGAAAAGGAAGTACAGTAAATGACTGTGCTTGACCCAATTAATTATGTTTGTCAGGGAGGACAGAAAGGAACTTGACCACTGCAAAAAAGTCATGGGCCAAAGCAATCAACACGAAGACAGCTTTAGATTTTGACCTTAAGAGGCATTCCAAATGATTCCAAATGGTGGGAGTCATGTGATGAACATCAATCTATGAAAAGACTGTTGCTTTAACATGAAATGACAAACTGGGGAAACTGAACAGCCTTGGCAGACGTTTGTGATCTGAGTGCTGCCAGTTTGGATAATTATTcaatgaagggggggggggtacactCAGGGGTGTAAAGACAACTGAGTTTAACAGGTTAGAAAAGGACAATGAGCCCAAAGTTCAAGGCAGATCTCCGGCAAAATAGTTTAACAACATGGAAACACAGAGCTGCACAGACCTGGACGAGGCTTTTTgtaatttcacattaaaatcatttattaACCACTCACAACAGTGACTGTAAACttttcatgataatatttatgactAATGAAAATTCCCATTTGAAGATATTTTACAAACGGATTCCTGATAAACTGGAAAGTAAAGTTATGGATTGAGCTTGTGTGCTCTGAAGAATACAAACTGTATGCACCTTGTACTCTTTACCACCTACATGCTTTCGGCTTTTGGTGCAGAATCGCTGATGACAGCACAGCTATACCCACTTTGTGTTATGTTTTTATATCTGCTCCTccttttctgcttgttttataCAGCTAACAatccacaaacacaacactgatTCAACATTATCAATCTCTTGctatttatttacaataaaaattatcattattgatgaataaaatgtatttaactaAATTACTGAGGTGCTTTCCACATATCCTTCATTCCTGGACATTGTAACAATTCTTAAGAGCTTTCCACAGAGTAGGCGTCATGTTAAATATAAACAGGGGGCAAAACAAATATTATCTTACTAACCAGCTCCTCCTGACTAACACAGGCAGCATAAGTCAAAAGGTGCAAGGACTGGGTCAGGTATGGAAACGTGTATGAAGCCCAAAGCCAAAATCTttggtttacaaaaaaaataataaaagcactTGATAACTGATTCACAATCTAAACACATTACCTCTGATTGGAGTTTTAAAATTTATAAAGAAAACTCATACAAACTAATTAATCTGAAAGGTAATGCATGTTTCTGGTAGCACTGTGCACAGCTTCTTCAGCGTGAAGCATTTTTACACATCTCCATTGAATGACAGTAAATTTTATTTCTCggtcaaataaaacaaaacatgaatggTTGAAACCACACTTTTGCAAAGGATGCTGTGCTTTAATTTGTCTCTGGATTTTTATGAAAGCTGGTAGAAAGGTTTAGCACCaagaaacattacattttgtcaTTATGGGGACAAAATGTAATGGGAGGCTaaagtttttactgttttctgaTATATTAAGAATCAAAAGAGTGACTGATGTCCTCTGTAGATGAAATGACAGTGAAAATAATCCAAAACTGAATCCGAAATCTCAACCcgttcacactgatgtttagATTAGACACACAAAGTTTTCACCTCTGTCTCCACCCCACTGGACCAGATGCGTGGGTTGCAGCGCCCACACGTGTTTGGGAAGtgtcaaaatgtatttgattgcTGTTAAATTAGCTTTTATTTTCCTTGAAATAAAAGCTGAACATGACTTTTCTATTTCACCAGGATTTGAAAAGGCAGACAGGGTGAAGAGGATGTTGTGTTGGACATTGTTACAGCGGAAGGAGCTGCACTGCAGTTAATCAGTCAGCAGAATTCCTCGTGTTCGTGGATGACAGCCTGATTCCAGCGGCTGACACATGGACGGATCCCCACTCGTGTCAGGTTTGACATTTGGGGTGTGTGTTGGTCAGACGACACTCACCGTTCATCCTGACAGCGGGACTCCGGTAGCGTTGACAGCCGGGCTAGACGCTTCCCCACCGGCGTGATTCATTCCGTTCTGCGGTCGAGGAGCGGAGGCTAGCAAAGCACCAGCTTCATGCTGCCTCCGAGGCCGAGCTGGACCCACCCAACCGCGGCGTGACAACTGATGCTCGCCCGGTGAACACAGGCCTGCCGAGGGGAAGCTAAAGTCTAATGTCAGACTTCATAAACTTCACCAAACGCACGCCGGAGTTTGACGCAGAGCTATGACGTCACAAGTCTACCCAGCGTACAGCGTTGTTGAGAGAAATGAAGAGTTTTCTGTTCGGAGCTCGTGCAAAAGCGAAATAGGAAAAGCTACTGACTGAGCGGTgtttgggtcacatgaccaaacacacagctgtcatATGATAGGGTAGCGCTAGTGGGAGTTGTAGTCTTTAGTATCTTATGGAACTACAAACGAGTAATTGTCATAGTtagatataaaaaatatatatattttaaccCCTGAATATCTGTACTGCATCACACGGAATGGACGATTAAAGGTcattaacaaaatttaaaatcacTCCACGAACTGATGAAGACGTGTGGAAACACGTCAATTGGGACTGAATGAACGGTTCAAAACAGcaatgtaccaaaataaaagaatcTAAATATGACATTTAATGCATGAATTTGGTTTATAACGTAATGTAatgagatgttgttgattctgtgGAATTTagcaagccaaatggcttctacccatcaacccgtttttccttttttggatgttgttgatgtttcaaATGTGAtagtgaagtctgttgtaatatcatgtccgggggggggggtaattaaataaaaaataaaaatatattgatgTCAAGTGTTTTCAGACCCTTCTGAGATTCTTTAATCCTTTTGCACTACTATAATGTTGAGGAGGTATAGGCTTGCCAGAAAGGTAGAATTGCAGGAAAACAGTCCCTGTATTGCAGGAAAGGCCTCCATCACTGCTCCTGCTATCAAACCATGTAAACAGAACATATAAAATTACAGTAACCACTTTTGGATAAGTGGTTCTCTTTGTGCTCTGAAATCTTCATCCACACAATCAAAATGTTCACCTGGGCCCTGCTAAATGAACTTTGATTAATTCCTGCTATGAGCAGAGAAACCTTGCATTTCCGCACTGTAAAATACATgcattcatgtaaaaaaaaatggatcaaCTCTGTGACCCCCGTTTTACTTTCCTATGTGTTTGGGTGTAGTGATTAGGAACACAAAGTCTGCTGCAAAGCTAATCATGAGCAAACAACAAGGACAAAGTTGAAAATGTCTGAGATCTGGCACTAAGTGGCCCAGTGTTATAACTGCTTAAATGATGCACTTTTCATCTCCCTGAGAGTTTACTAGAACATATTTAAAGCTGCCTGACGTTAAATGGACAATGACTCCAATAATCATGAATAATGTGAAATCCATTGCACTGATGAATCCACAGAGAATTATTTCTTCAGAATTGCTTGTTTATGTACCTTGATGCACCTGATTGGTGGTTGTCATTGATGTAAGACCTGCTGTGGTCATTGTTTTTGTGGAGTCCCACACTCTTTGCACAGGTGAATGTTAAACCTTTGTTTTCCAAACAGGTGCCTtgaaacacatttctgaatATGGGGATTATAATGTGCTGGATTACTGCAACTTTAAATACAGACAGTTACCActttgttatatatttatttgctaattctacatttttttgtcactggTTTACATCATTACAGCGTTAACACTGTGAAGCTGAAGCAGTGCGTCAACCCACAAGTAAAATGGCTGAGAAGGAGATTTGAAAAGCTCCATAAAATAAGTTAGGAAAAGGTAGAAATTTGAAAAACTTAAGACCATCTTGCATGTAACTTATTACATCTTGTGAAATCATACAATAACAGACCTAGCATGCACACAGCACAAATGTggtaaataaaaccttttccaACATTCTCTTCCACAGAGAAGCAAATGTTGCTACTGACTTTTCAGGCCTCACACAGATGACACACCATAACCATCTGTGAGCAGAAATCTttacttttatacatttataaaaatattacaaaaacaaaaatgattgttttatattttttgaaacatttcaaaataaggCTGACTatagtaattaaaataaaacttttgacAAAGTCTTATTGATGCAGTCTAAAGCTCTACAGCATCTTCCTCTCAGTCCTTCACAAAATACGTGTTTAGTGTCGATCTTCCAGAAGGTAAGAATGAATTTGGAAGTAcccacacattttaaatattaaatataaatttgcataccaaattacatttacattctCAACTTTTTCATATGAAGACAAAGGATTAATACATTTTTGCCCTGTAACCACAGGCCATTAAGCCTTTATGCCCAAGCGTCACACAGTAGCCTTTTGTCCTATTAACAATAAAGTGTTTGACGTGATAAGTTCACTTTAACACCACCCATGCATCTCTTAAATAGCAGTTGTGGTGGTGTAACGGAATCACAATTTGGCATTTTCCTCTGCTGGTCTGGGAGGAGGATCCATCAGGTCCTTGAATCCCAGTTTCTCGAGAGGCTCCTGAGTCATCAGCTGACTGGAAACACAAAATAGTAAGGAAATTATCCAACTCCTGTGAAAATTATCATTTTTGACCGTACACTAACAATATTTACGGTATAAATTATTCGGGAAGTTTCTTACTGCTGCATGCGGCATTCCAGATATTCCTTGGACTGCAGGCGGCATTTGGAGCTgttaaaactgttgtttttcagGCACGTCATGAAAATCTCCTTGAAAGCTTTACACTCACCTGTAAAAATAACCAGACACTTTCATTGTGATGGTCCAGCCATGAAGGTTTTTGCATGCAGGTATGTCACAGCTGATCAAGCAGTCATTTGACATCATTCCTTAAAATGCTTGAAAATTCAAAAGGctacttttacttttacatcCTGACTGATAATTCCCTTTGCATACAATAGTTATTTTTTCAACAGGCTGCAGCTGAAATCTGATTGACTCTGACGTGAGTCTGACGTGTCCCTGTCCTATCACCTGTCTCAAACACATCTTGTATTTACAGTGACTCTACAATTCCTCCTCATGTGGGAGGAACGTGTTAAAGTGACATGAGACAAGACACGCTGAGGTGTGTggtgtttccatttccaactaCAGCTTCACAATCAGTCGCTCTCCCACCTGGCAGTTCGTGTTACCATGTGAAAGTGTTTATTTTCTGCTGTCACTGAGCTTTGTTAGTTATCACCAGGCAGTTCAGTACTGTCACTAACTGGCTAAATTTTCAACACTTAAACTGTAGCTCCCAATATGAAAGACTCGCCTTATTTGTGATTGAAAAGAATGATTCTCTGCATGACCTCAACATTTCATCAATAATAAGGCAGgaattgtgagaaaaaaaagtctgtatTTAAGCAGTTAAAATAAGTAATGAACATGCtaacatttttcacattaaatgtatttgtaaaGGTGCTACTGGGGATAAGTTTTCAACAGATCTCGGCAGCAACCCATGCAACCGACATATGTAAAATCATGGGATGGGtaataatgaatattaaaaCTCTAACTTTCTATTTTAAAGTCCTCATGCTCATATGGCCCTCATGCTTTTCTGTAGTGAGAAAGAACTGTCAGAGAAAGCGCAGAAtccaatttcttcttcttctcctttcagcttttcccttcaggggtcgccacagtgaatcagttgcctccatctaatcctgtcttctgcatcctcttctctcacaccaactaccttcatgtcctctttcactacatccataaacctcctctttggtcttcctctaggcctcctgcctggcagttcaaaactcatcatccttctaccaatatattcactatctctcctctggacatgtccaaaccatctcagtctggcctctctgactttatctccaacacctctaacatgtgctgtccctctgatgtactcattcctgatcctatccatcctggtcactcccagagagaacctcagcatcttcatctctgaatCCAATTTATTCATGATAAATTAATGGTAAACAactttccctgacggaacctccttaaggggaTCAAGAAAGTTCTACTTTACTCTCTACTCTACTTATTACCGTGAATTGAAAGTCGAACTAATATGTAAGTGGCACATACTTTGGTATTTGCTATACTAAAAGGAAACTACTCGCAGCAAAATGTAATACTGTAATGAACAATAATCTCCCGAGTGAACAAAAGACGAGCAGGTAATGCTGTACGATAGCAAAATGAGTTATTAATCTGTAACAAATTGATTTGATAAAGTGTTTAAACAACTTTGATTCTGGAACAAAGGCGTCTCTCTGTCTGATCTTACCGAAATGATCCAGAGGAAACGCTCCTTTATCAGGAGCCCGGGGCGTAAAAGTCTTCGACCCAAAGTTCATAGCAGTAGACATCCTTTACTAGTGCGAAAGAGACGACTTTTAACAAGCTACGACCCTGGTATTCTCTACTACATGAAATTCTGTTGTCGCGGAATACTGACGTCATTATTGTGGGTCGCCAAGGCGGTCAGACATGAGGGGTTGAGCGTCGATAATATTTTCGATTACGttttaaaacataacaaaaatttTGTGAACTCGCAAACTCCGATTTATCTATAACCAAAGTAAAGAGACAAAtttattgtggaaaaaaatacgtgataaaataaatttcaattaTCGGTATATGATGTCCAAACGTAAGTATTACCAtctcatgtttgtatttcagatttttattttggaacAATGATTCTTTTCCTGCTTCACCAGAGGGTGCCAAAAAAGGAAAGTCCAGTACCCTAACTAGAATTAGAAGCAAGATCGCTaaatccacattttattttagtttttctgaGGAATATTTATTATCTCTTTACAA is part of the Antennarius striatus isolate MH-2024 chromosome 21, ASM4005453v1, whole genome shotgun sequence genome and encodes:
- the cox19 gene encoding cytochrome c oxidase assembly protein COX19, with protein sequence MSTAMNFGSKTFTPRAPDKGAFPLDHFGECKAFKEIFMTCLKNNSFNSSKCRLQSKEYLECRMQHQLMTQEPLEKLGFKDLMDPPPRPAEENAKL